The Populus alba chromosome 6, ASM523922v2, whole genome shotgun sequence genome contains a region encoding:
- the LOC118043731 gene encoding omega-6 fatty acid desaturase, chloroplastic isoform X4, which translates to MACRMADPSVFLFTGPHPRTRSQKIAAHSAPCMTGNWHLTWDRLLVKGENHKKWVIPMRRTRTVQAVAAPVAPSSADSAEYRKQLAESYGFRQIGEPLPDSITLKDVMDTLPKKFFVIGHDCAHKSFSRNKLVEDIVGTLAFLPLIYPYEPWRFKHDRHHAKTNMLEEDTAWHPVWKAEFDSSPILRKAIIFGYGPFRPWMSIAHWLLLHFDLKKFRSNEIQRVKISLACVFGFMAIGWPLIIYKAGIMGWIKFWLMPWLGYHFWMSTFTMVHHTAPHIPFKSSDEWNAAQAQLNGTVHCDYPSWIEILCHDINVHIPHHVSSRIPHYNLRMAHKSLQENWGKYLNEAKWNWRLMKTIMTLCHVYDKEENYVAFDQLAPEESQPVAFLKIVMPDYA; encoded by the exons ATGGCTTGCAGAATGGCAGACCCTTCTGTTTTCCTCTTCACG GGTCCTCATCCAAGAACAAGGAGCCAAAAGATTGCAGCCCATTCCGCTCCATGTATG ACAGGCAACTGGCATTTAACATGGGACAGGCTTCTTGTGAAGGGAGAGAATCATAAGAAATGGGTGATTCCCATGAGAAGAACTAGAACTGTACAAGCTGTGGCTGCTCCAGTGGCACCATCTTCCGCAGACAGTGCAGAGTATAGAAAACAGTTGGCAGAAAGCTATGGCTTCAGGCAAATTGGAGAACCACTCCCTGACAGCATTACATTAAAGGATGTCATGGATACACTCCCTAAAAAG TTCTTTGTTATAGGCCATGATTGTGctcacaaatcattttcaaggaACAAATTAGTGGAAGACATTGTGGGAACTCTGGCATTTCTGCCATTAATTTACCCATATGAGCCATGGAGGTTTAAGCACGACAGGCATCATGCGAAAACAAACAT GTTAGAGGAAGATACAGCTTGGCATCCTGTTTGGAAAGCAGAGTTTGATTCTTCGCCTATTTTACGCAAGGCAATTATATTTGGATATGGCCCATTTCGGCCTTGGATGTCTATAGCTCACTG GTTGTTATTGCACTTTGATTTAAAGAAGTTCAGATCAAATGAAATCCAAAGGGTGAAGATAAGTTTGGCATGTGTTTTTGGGTTTATGGCAATCGGTTGGCCCTTGATTATCTATAAAGCAGGGATCATGGGATGGATCAAGTTCTGGTTAATGCCATGGTTAGGCTATCACTTCTGG ATGAGTACTTTCACAATGGTGCATCATACGGCTCCTCACATCCCTTTCAAATCTTCAGATGAGTGGAACGCAGCTCAGGCCCAGCTTAATGGAACAGTTCATTGTGATTACCCCAGTTG GATTGAGATCCTCTGTCATGATATCAATGTACACATACCCCATCATGTTTCATCGAGGATACCGCACTATAATCTACGGATGGCTCATAAATCTCTTCAAGAAAACTGGGGAAAG TATTTGAATGAGGCCAAGTGGAATTGGCGTTTGATGAAGACAATAATGACATTGTGCCATGTTTATGATAAGGAGGAAAACTATGTTGCTTTTGACCAGCTTGCTCCTGAAGAATCTCAACCAGTCGCATT
- the LOC118043731 gene encoding omega-6 fatty acid desaturase, chloroplastic isoform X2, with product MACRMADPSVFLFTGPHPRTRSQKIAAHSAPCNWHLTWDRLLVKGENHKKWVIPMRRTRTVQAVAAPVAPSSADSAEYRKQLAESYGFRQIGEPLPDSITLKDVMDTLPKKVFEIDDMKAWKSVLVSVTSYAFGLFMISKAPWYLLPFAWAWTGTAVTGFFVIGHDCAHKSFSRNKLVEDIVGTLAFLPLIYPYEPWRFKHDRHHAKTNMLEEDTAWHPVWKAEFDSSPILRKAIIFGYGPFRPWMSIAHWLLLHFDLKKFRSNEIQRVKISLACVFGFMAIGWPLIIYKAGIMGWIKFWLMPWLGYHFWMSTFTMVHHTAPHIPFKSSDEWNAAQAQLNGTVHCDYPSWIEILCHDINVHIPHHVSSRIPHYNLRMAHKSLQENWGKYLNEAKWNWRLMKTIMTLCHVYDKEENYVAFDQLAPEESQPVAFLKIVMPDYA from the exons ATGGCTTGCAGAATGGCAGACCCTTCTGTTTTCCTCTTCACG GGTCCTCATCCAAGAACAAGGAGCCAAAAGATTGCAGCCCATTCCGCTCCAT GCAACTGGCATTTAACATGGGACAGGCTTCTTGTGAAGGGAGAGAATCATAAGAAATGGGTGATTCCCATGAGAAGAACTAGAACTGTACAAGCTGTGGCTGCTCCAGTGGCACCATCTTCCGCAGACAGTGCAGAGTATAGAAAACAGTTGGCAGAAAGCTATGGCTTCAGGCAAATTGGAGAACCACTCCCTGACAGCATTACATTAAAGGATGTCATGGATACACTCCCTAAAAAG GTGTTTGAGATTGATGATATGAAAGCATGGAAGTCAGTTTTAGTATCAGTCACTTCATATGCATTTGGGCTCTTTATGATTTCAAAGGCCCCATGGTATCTACTTCCCTTTGCTTGGGCATGGACAGGGACTGCAGTTACTGGC TTCTTTGTTATAGGCCATGATTGTGctcacaaatcattttcaaggaACAAATTAGTGGAAGACATTGTGGGAACTCTGGCATTTCTGCCATTAATTTACCCATATGAGCCATGGAGGTTTAAGCACGACAGGCATCATGCGAAAACAAACAT GTTAGAGGAAGATACAGCTTGGCATCCTGTTTGGAAAGCAGAGTTTGATTCTTCGCCTATTTTACGCAAGGCAATTATATTTGGATATGGCCCATTTCGGCCTTGGATGTCTATAGCTCACTG GTTGTTATTGCACTTTGATTTAAAGAAGTTCAGATCAAATGAAATCCAAAGGGTGAAGATAAGTTTGGCATGTGTTTTTGGGTTTATGGCAATCGGTTGGCCCTTGATTATCTATAAAGCAGGGATCATGGGATGGATCAAGTTCTGGTTAATGCCATGGTTAGGCTATCACTTCTGG ATGAGTACTTTCACAATGGTGCATCATACGGCTCCTCACATCCCTTTCAAATCTTCAGATGAGTGGAACGCAGCTCAGGCCCAGCTTAATGGAACAGTTCATTGTGATTACCCCAGTTG GATTGAGATCCTCTGTCATGATATCAATGTACACATACCCCATCATGTTTCATCGAGGATACCGCACTATAATCTACGGATGGCTCATAAATCTCTTCAAGAAAACTGGGGAAAG TATTTGAATGAGGCCAAGTGGAATTGGCGTTTGATGAAGACAATAATGACATTGTGCCATGTTTATGATAAGGAGGAAAACTATGTTGCTTTTGACCAGCTTGCTCCTGAAGAATCTCAACCAGTCGCATT
- the LOC118043731 gene encoding omega-6 fatty acid desaturase, chloroplastic isoform X1: MACRMADPSVFLFTGPHPRTRSQKIAAHSAPCMTGNWHLTWDRLLVKGENHKKWVIPMRRTRTVQAVAAPVAPSSADSAEYRKQLAESYGFRQIGEPLPDSITLKDVMDTLPKKVFEIDDMKAWKSVLVSVTSYAFGLFMISKAPWYLLPFAWAWTGTAVTGFFVIGHDCAHKSFSRNKLVEDIVGTLAFLPLIYPYEPWRFKHDRHHAKTNMLEEDTAWHPVWKAEFDSSPILRKAIIFGYGPFRPWMSIAHWLLLHFDLKKFRSNEIQRVKISLACVFGFMAIGWPLIIYKAGIMGWIKFWLMPWLGYHFWMSTFTMVHHTAPHIPFKSSDEWNAAQAQLNGTVHCDYPSWIEILCHDINVHIPHHVSSRIPHYNLRMAHKSLQENWGKYLNEAKWNWRLMKTIMTLCHVYDKEENYVAFDQLAPEESQPVAFLKIVMPDYA; encoded by the exons ATGGCTTGCAGAATGGCAGACCCTTCTGTTTTCCTCTTCACG GGTCCTCATCCAAGAACAAGGAGCCAAAAGATTGCAGCCCATTCCGCTCCATGTATG ACAGGCAACTGGCATTTAACATGGGACAGGCTTCTTGTGAAGGGAGAGAATCATAAGAAATGGGTGATTCCCATGAGAAGAACTAGAACTGTACAAGCTGTGGCTGCTCCAGTGGCACCATCTTCCGCAGACAGTGCAGAGTATAGAAAACAGTTGGCAGAAAGCTATGGCTTCAGGCAAATTGGAGAACCACTCCCTGACAGCATTACATTAAAGGATGTCATGGATACACTCCCTAAAAAG GTGTTTGAGATTGATGATATGAAAGCATGGAAGTCAGTTTTAGTATCAGTCACTTCATATGCATTTGGGCTCTTTATGATTTCAAAGGCCCCATGGTATCTACTTCCCTTTGCTTGGGCATGGACAGGGACTGCAGTTACTGGC TTCTTTGTTATAGGCCATGATTGTGctcacaaatcattttcaaggaACAAATTAGTGGAAGACATTGTGGGAACTCTGGCATTTCTGCCATTAATTTACCCATATGAGCCATGGAGGTTTAAGCACGACAGGCATCATGCGAAAACAAACAT GTTAGAGGAAGATACAGCTTGGCATCCTGTTTGGAAAGCAGAGTTTGATTCTTCGCCTATTTTACGCAAGGCAATTATATTTGGATATGGCCCATTTCGGCCTTGGATGTCTATAGCTCACTG GTTGTTATTGCACTTTGATTTAAAGAAGTTCAGATCAAATGAAATCCAAAGGGTGAAGATAAGTTTGGCATGTGTTTTTGGGTTTATGGCAATCGGTTGGCCCTTGATTATCTATAAAGCAGGGATCATGGGATGGATCAAGTTCTGGTTAATGCCATGGTTAGGCTATCACTTCTGG ATGAGTACTTTCACAATGGTGCATCATACGGCTCCTCACATCCCTTTCAAATCTTCAGATGAGTGGAACGCAGCTCAGGCCCAGCTTAATGGAACAGTTCATTGTGATTACCCCAGTTG GATTGAGATCCTCTGTCATGATATCAATGTACACATACCCCATCATGTTTCATCGAGGATACCGCACTATAATCTACGGATGGCTCATAAATCTCTTCAAGAAAACTGGGGAAAG TATTTGAATGAGGCCAAGTGGAATTGGCGTTTGATGAAGACAATAATGACATTGTGCCATGTTTATGATAAGGAGGAAAACTATGTTGCTTTTGACCAGCTTGCTCCTGAAGAATCTCAACCAGTCGCATT
- the LOC118043731 gene encoding omega-6 fatty acid desaturase, chloroplastic isoform X5, with amino-acid sequence MRRTRTVQAVAAPVAPSSADSAEYRKQLAESYGFRQIGEPLPDSITLKDVMDTLPKKVFEIDDMKAWKSVLVSVTSYAFGLFMISKAPWYLLPFAWAWTGTAVTGFFVIGHDCAHKSFSRNKLVEDIVGTLAFLPLIYPYEPWRFKHDRHHAKTNMLEEDTAWHPVWKAEFDSSPILRKAIIFGYGPFRPWMSIAHWLLLHFDLKKFRSNEIQRVKISLACVFGFMAIGWPLIIYKAGIMGWIKFWLMPWLGYHFWMSTFTMVHHTAPHIPFKSSDEWNAAQAQLNGTVHCDYPSWIEILCHDINVHIPHHVSSRIPHYNLRMAHKSLQENWGKYLNEAKWNWRLMKTIMTLCHVYDKEENYVAFDQLAPEESQPVAFLKIVMPDYA; translated from the exons ATGAGAAGAACTAGAACTGTACAAGCTGTGGCTGCTCCAGTGGCACCATCTTCCGCAGACAGTGCAGAGTATAGAAAACAGTTGGCAGAAAGCTATGGCTTCAGGCAAATTGGAGAACCACTCCCTGACAGCATTACATTAAAGGATGTCATGGATACACTCCCTAAAAAG GTGTTTGAGATTGATGATATGAAAGCATGGAAGTCAGTTTTAGTATCAGTCACTTCATATGCATTTGGGCTCTTTATGATTTCAAAGGCCCCATGGTATCTACTTCCCTTTGCTTGGGCATGGACAGGGACTGCAGTTACTGGC TTCTTTGTTATAGGCCATGATTGTGctcacaaatcattttcaaggaACAAATTAGTGGAAGACATTGTGGGAACTCTGGCATTTCTGCCATTAATTTACCCATATGAGCCATGGAGGTTTAAGCACGACAGGCATCATGCGAAAACAAACAT GTTAGAGGAAGATACAGCTTGGCATCCTGTTTGGAAAGCAGAGTTTGATTCTTCGCCTATTTTACGCAAGGCAATTATATTTGGATATGGCCCATTTCGGCCTTGGATGTCTATAGCTCACTG GTTGTTATTGCACTTTGATTTAAAGAAGTTCAGATCAAATGAAATCCAAAGGGTGAAGATAAGTTTGGCATGTGTTTTTGGGTTTATGGCAATCGGTTGGCCCTTGATTATCTATAAAGCAGGGATCATGGGATGGATCAAGTTCTGGTTAATGCCATGGTTAGGCTATCACTTCTGG ATGAGTACTTTCACAATGGTGCATCATACGGCTCCTCACATCCCTTTCAAATCTTCAGATGAGTGGAACGCAGCTCAGGCCCAGCTTAATGGAACAGTTCATTGTGATTACCCCAGTTG GATTGAGATCCTCTGTCATGATATCAATGTACACATACCCCATCATGTTTCATCGAGGATACCGCACTATAATCTACGGATGGCTCATAAATCTCTTCAAGAAAACTGGGGAAAG TATTTGAATGAGGCCAAGTGGAATTGGCGTTTGATGAAGACAATAATGACATTGTGCCATGTTTATGATAAGGAGGAAAACTATGTTGCTTTTGACCAGCTTGCTCCTGAAGAATCTCAACCAGTCGCATT
- the LOC118043731 gene encoding omega-6 fatty acid desaturase, chloroplastic isoform X3, whose translation MYGNWHLTWDRLLVKGENHKKWVIPMRRTRTVQAVAAPVAPSSADSAEYRKQLAESYGFRQIGEPLPDSITLKDVMDTLPKKVFEIDDMKAWKSVLVSVTSYAFGLFMISKAPWYLLPFAWAWTGTAVTGFFVIGHDCAHKSFSRNKLVEDIVGTLAFLPLIYPYEPWRFKHDRHHAKTNMLEEDTAWHPVWKAEFDSSPILRKAIIFGYGPFRPWMSIAHWLLLHFDLKKFRSNEIQRVKISLACVFGFMAIGWPLIIYKAGIMGWIKFWLMPWLGYHFWMSTFTMVHHTAPHIPFKSSDEWNAAQAQLNGTVHCDYPSWIEILCHDINVHIPHHVSSRIPHYNLRMAHKSLQENWGKYLNEAKWNWRLMKTIMTLCHVYDKEENYVAFDQLAPEESQPVAFLKIVMPDYA comes from the exons ATGTATG GCAACTGGCATTTAACATGGGACAGGCTTCTTGTGAAGGGAGAGAATCATAAGAAATGGGTGATTCCCATGAGAAGAACTAGAACTGTACAAGCTGTGGCTGCTCCAGTGGCACCATCTTCCGCAGACAGTGCAGAGTATAGAAAACAGTTGGCAGAAAGCTATGGCTTCAGGCAAATTGGAGAACCACTCCCTGACAGCATTACATTAAAGGATGTCATGGATACACTCCCTAAAAAG GTGTTTGAGATTGATGATATGAAAGCATGGAAGTCAGTTTTAGTATCAGTCACTTCATATGCATTTGGGCTCTTTATGATTTCAAAGGCCCCATGGTATCTACTTCCCTTTGCTTGGGCATGGACAGGGACTGCAGTTACTGGC TTCTTTGTTATAGGCCATGATTGTGctcacaaatcattttcaaggaACAAATTAGTGGAAGACATTGTGGGAACTCTGGCATTTCTGCCATTAATTTACCCATATGAGCCATGGAGGTTTAAGCACGACAGGCATCATGCGAAAACAAACAT GTTAGAGGAAGATACAGCTTGGCATCCTGTTTGGAAAGCAGAGTTTGATTCTTCGCCTATTTTACGCAAGGCAATTATATTTGGATATGGCCCATTTCGGCCTTGGATGTCTATAGCTCACTG GTTGTTATTGCACTTTGATTTAAAGAAGTTCAGATCAAATGAAATCCAAAGGGTGAAGATAAGTTTGGCATGTGTTTTTGGGTTTATGGCAATCGGTTGGCCCTTGATTATCTATAAAGCAGGGATCATGGGATGGATCAAGTTCTGGTTAATGCCATGGTTAGGCTATCACTTCTGG ATGAGTACTTTCACAATGGTGCATCATACGGCTCCTCACATCCCTTTCAAATCTTCAGATGAGTGGAACGCAGCTCAGGCCCAGCTTAATGGAACAGTTCATTGTGATTACCCCAGTTG GATTGAGATCCTCTGTCATGATATCAATGTACACATACCCCATCATGTTTCATCGAGGATACCGCACTATAATCTACGGATGGCTCATAAATCTCTTCAAGAAAACTGGGGAAAG TATTTGAATGAGGCCAAGTGGAATTGGCGTTTGATGAAGACAATAATGACATTGTGCCATGTTTATGATAAGGAGGAAAACTATGTTGCTTTTGACCAGCTTGCTCCTGAAGAATCTCAACCAGTCGCATT